From a region of the Candidatus Tanganyikabacteria bacterium genome:
- the mnmA gene encoding tRNA 2-thiouridine(34) synthase MnmA, producing MRIAVGLSGGVDSSVAAAKLVAAGHDVVGVTMLIWPDSKCCGDMAILDAAATAHDLGIPYHTFDLMNEFKAEVVDPFLADYAGGRTPNPCPTCNERLKFNHMWRVARELAGVTHLGTGHYARVRHDPETGRYQLLRGVDLRKDQSYMLFRLDQEQLSRLVTPLGDQTKEQTREDARRFGLHLSEKPDSQDLCFTSDDLAGFLAARLPDRERPGPILDRSGRELGEHRGTIHYTVGQRKGLGIAAPQPLFVLEVLPDANALVVGTRDETTVREFPVDDVRWTSIGVPSEPELRAEVKVRHGPKTVSATVIPVGADRARVVLDHPLAGGASPGQFAVFHAGDVVLGGGTIGR from the coding sequence ATGCGCATCGCGGTAGGCCTGAGCGGCGGGGTGGACAGTTCCGTCGCGGCGGCGAAGCTAGTGGCGGCCGGGCACGACGTGGTCGGCGTCACGATGCTGATCTGGCCGGACTCCAAGTGCTGCGGCGACATGGCCATCCTGGACGCCGCGGCGACAGCGCACGATCTGGGCATCCCCTACCACACCTTCGACCTGATGAACGAGTTCAAGGCGGAGGTGGTCGACCCGTTCCTGGCCGACTACGCCGGCGGCCGCACGCCCAATCCATGCCCTACCTGCAACGAAAGGTTGAAGTTCAACCACATGTGGCGGGTGGCGCGCGAACTGGCGGGCGTCACGCACCTGGGCACCGGCCACTATGCCCGGGTCCGACACGATCCGGAAACCGGCCGCTACCAGTTGCTGCGCGGCGTGGACCTGCGCAAGGACCAGTCGTACATGCTGTTCCGGCTGGACCAGGAGCAGTTGTCTCGGCTGGTCACCCCGCTAGGCGACCAGACCAAGGAGCAAACCCGCGAGGATGCCAGACGCTTCGGCCTGCACCTGTCCGAAAAGCCCGACAGCCAGGACCTGTGCTTCACGTCTGACGACCTGGCGGGCTTCCTCGCCGCCCGCCTGCCCGATCGCGAGCGCCCGGGGCCCATCCTGGACCGTAGCGGCCGCGAACTGGGCGAACACCGCGGCACCATCCACTACACCGTCGGCCAGCGCAAGGGCCTGGGAATCGCCGCCCCGCAACCCCTCTTCGTGCTCGAGGTGCTTCCGGATGCCAACGCCCTTGTCGTGGGTACCAGGGACGAGACCACCGTGCGCGAGTTTCCCGTGGACGATGTGCGCTGGACGTCGATCGGAGTGCCCTCCGAGCCCGAACTGCGCGCCGAGGTGAAGGTGCGCCATGGCCCCAAGACCGTGTCGGCCACGGTGATCCCGGTCGGCGCCGACCGGGCCCGCGTCGTGCTCGACCATCCGCTGGCCGGCGGCGCCTCTCCCGGCCAGTTCGCCGTCTTCCACGCCGGCGACGTGGTGCTGGGCGGCGGAACCATCGGGCGCTGA
- a CDS encoding Em GEA1 (EM1) gives MPEKKKGEMTVREAGHLGGEKVKEERGPEFFSEIGHKGGQTVKRLIEEGKGVAEKEEKK, from the coding sequence ATGCCCGAAAAGAAGAAGGGGGAAATGACCGTCCGCGAGGCCGGCCATCTCGGCGGCGAGAAGGTCAAGGAAGAGCGCGGCCCCGAGTTCTTCTCGGAGATTGGCCACAAGGGCGGCCAGACGGTCAAGCGGCTCATCGAGGAAGGCAAGGGCGTCGCCGAGAAGGAAGAGAAGAAGTAG
- a CDS encoding histone deacetylase: protein MLHVVSDARFAAHLTGKHPEAPERWEVADAALRPLQGIEWHSAVPADPQAILAVHPQAHLEALDRFCAEGGGQLDRDTVLSPGSAEIMRLAAGAAVRAVELAAGGEPAFALVRPPGHHALPDRAMGFCLLNNAAIAARFAQRQGFGRVAIVDWDLHHGNGTEAIFWEDPSVLYVSTHQEGAFPGTGAANDVGAGPGLGTTLNVPLPVATGDEGFATAFREIVGPAMLRFAPDLVIVSAGFDAHWKDPLGHLGLSAGGFAALARLVQDWAHATAAGRIVLLLEGGYDLAAVGASVAAVGAALLGDHEVPPDPVGKPAEPEREEAVARRLARVREIQSAYWPEC from the coding sequence TTGCTGCACGTAGTGAGCGACGCCAGGTTCGCGGCACACCTTACCGGGAAGCACCCGGAGGCGCCGGAGCGCTGGGAGGTAGCCGATGCGGCGCTCCGGCCGCTTCAGGGGATCGAGTGGCATTCCGCCGTCCCGGCCGACCCGCAAGCGATCCTGGCCGTGCACCCGCAAGCGCACCTCGAGGCCCTCGACCGGTTCTGCGCCGAGGGCGGCGGACAGCTGGACAGGGACACCGTCCTGTCGCCCGGGAGCGCCGAGATCATGCGCCTGGCCGCCGGGGCGGCGGTGCGGGCGGTCGAACTCGCCGCGGGCGGGGAGCCCGCGTTCGCCCTGGTGCGGCCGCCAGGCCACCACGCCCTGCCTGATCGGGCGATGGGGTTCTGCCTCCTCAACAACGCGGCCATCGCGGCGCGCTTCGCGCAGCGCCAGGGTTTCGGGCGCGTGGCGATCGTGGACTGGGACCTGCACCACGGCAACGGCACCGAGGCGATCTTCTGGGAGGATCCCTCGGTCCTGTACGTCTCCACGCACCAGGAGGGGGCGTTCCCCGGCACCGGAGCCGCGAACGACGTGGGTGCCGGCCCGGGCCTCGGCACGACCCTCAACGTGCCATTGCCGGTGGCCACCGGCGACGAGGGCTTCGCGACGGCGTTCCGCGAGATCGTCGGCCCGGCCATGCTGCGCTTCGCGCCCGACCTGGTGATCGTGTCGGCGGGCTTCGACGCCCACTGGAAGGATCCCCTCGGCCATCTGGGGCTTTCGGCCGGCGGCTTCGCGGCCCTGGCGCGCCTGGTGCAGGACTGGGCCCATGCCACGGCGGCGGGCCGCATCGTCCTGCTCCTGGAGGGGGGCTACGATCTCGCGGCCGTCGGGGCGTCGGTTGCGGCCGTCGGCGCCGCCTTGCTCGGCGACCACGAGGTGCCGCCCGATCCGGTGGGCAAGCCGGCGGAACCGGAACGGGAGGAGGCGGTCGCGCGGCGCCTGGCCCGCGTGCGGGAGATCCAGTCGGCCTACTGGCCTGAGTGTTGA
- a CDS encoding FAD:protein FMN transferase, translating to MNPLAAGIGYLTAATLATAPVAAGPPDPAAGTWRTQARYLMGTVWTIEAQGRDVDRAIDEAFTEIRRLDALLSTYRPESALSRVNREAGRRWVGVSSETRELLERSLGYWRRSGGAFDPTVGALVRLWGFKYRDYRVPAAAEIDAAREKVGAGHLRVDPARGVRFARSGLEVDLGAIAKGYAVDRALERLRAGGIRAARVDAGGNQGVFGPSPAGGAWSFGIRHPRAEGEILGVTALARGAISTSGDAERGFWRDGVRYGHIIDPQSGRPVRGMLSVTVVAPTAEQADALSTALYVLGTERGTRLLEEYPDCHALFVAAGSGPGDHLLAKTAGFDIDIAAAR from the coding sequence TTGAACCCGCTCGCCGCCGGCATCGGCTACCTCACGGCCGCCACGCTGGCGACCGCGCCGGTCGCGGCGGGGCCTCCGGATCCCGCCGCCGGGACGTGGCGCACGCAGGCCCGGTACCTGATGGGCACGGTCTGGACCATCGAAGCCCAGGGCCGCGACGTGGACCGGGCGATCGACGAGGCGTTCACCGAGATTCGCAGGCTCGACGCGCTCCTTAGCACCTACCGGCCGGAGAGCGCCCTGTCGCGGGTCAACCGCGAGGCCGGGCGCCGCTGGGTCGGGGTGAGCTCGGAGACCCGGGAGCTGCTCGAGCGGTCGCTGGGCTACTGGCGGCGGAGCGGCGGGGCTTTCGACCCCACCGTGGGGGCGCTGGTCAGGCTGTGGGGCTTCAAGTACCGCGACTACCGCGTGCCTGCCGCTGCCGAGATAGACGCCGCCCGGGAGAAGGTCGGAGCCGGCCACCTCCGGGTCGACCCGGCGCGCGGCGTGCGGTTCGCGCGAAGCGGCCTGGAGGTCGACCTTGGCGCGATCGCCAAGGGCTACGCGGTGGACCGGGCGCTCGAACGCTTGCGGGCCGGCGGGATTCGCGCGGCGCGGGTGGACGCCGGCGGCAATCAGGGCGTCTTTGGACCGAGCCCGGCCGGCGGTGCCTGGTCTTTCGGCATCCGCCACCCGCGCGCCGAGGGGGAGATCCTGGGAGTGACCGCTCTCGCCAGGGGCGCCATCTCGACGTCGGGCGACGCCGAGCGGGGGTTCTGGCGGGACGGCGTCCGGTACGGCCACATCATCGACCCCCAGAGCGGCCGCCCGGTCCGGGGCATGCTCTCGGTGACCGTGGTGGCGCCGACCGCCGAGCAGGCCGACGCCCTCTCCACCGCCCTCTACGTGCTCGGGACCGAACGCGGCACGCGCTTGCTCGAGGAGTATCCCGATTGCCATGCCCTCTTCGTGGCGGCCGGCTCCGGGCCGGGGGACCATCTCCTCGCGAAGACCGCCGGCTTCGACATCGACATCGCGGCCGCGCGCTGA
- a CDS encoding FMN-binding protein, which produces MRLTFLLAATLLAIAPTGAIAEEIPPAYEQVYLTQEQALKIALPPADEVVARPIKPTPEQRANIEKRLGRKVPDPTVTFHVAKTNERPVGYAIVLDEVGKYYPITFIVGLLPDGSVREVAIMVYREKRGDAVKRRRFLGQFAGKTAADPLMVNRDIIHLTGATVSSWSIAAGVKKAVVLFDVLVRQN; this is translated from the coding sequence TTGCGACTGACGTTCCTCCTCGCGGCGACTCTCCTGGCGATCGCCCCCACCGGGGCGATCGCCGAGGAAATTCCGCCGGCCTACGAGCAGGTCTACTTGACGCAGGAGCAGGCCTTGAAGATCGCCCTGCCTCCCGCCGACGAGGTCGTAGCCAGGCCGATCAAGCCGACGCCCGAGCAACGGGCGAACATCGAGAAGCGCCTCGGCCGCAAGGTTCCCGATCCCACCGTCACCTTCCACGTCGCGAAGACGAACGAAAGGCCGGTGGGATACGCCATCGTGCTCGACGAGGTGGGCAAGTACTACCCGATCACCTTCATCGTCGGCCTCCTGCCGGACGGCAGCGTGCGCGAGGTGGCGATCATGGTGTATCGCGAGAAGCGGGGCGACGCGGTCAAGCGGCGGCGCTTCCTGGGCCAGTTCGCCGGCAAGACCGCCGCCGATCCGCTGATGGTCAACCGCGACATCATCCACCTCACGGGCGCCACGGTGTCGTCGTGGTCGATCGCCGCCGGGGTCAAGAAGGCGGTGGTCCTCTTCGACGTCCTGGTGCGCCAGAACTAG
- a CDS encoding tetratricopeptide repeat protein codes for MGEAARTPEGGSLPGQVAPEDWELLPQDAAEHYNEGLRLIKAGRRPEAEDELRRAIAIRSDHAPALNNLGLLLLARGAVPEAIDTFGEAIRARPQYARPYNNLGVAYLRLNKLDWAIAQFRRALLVDPDYAAARKNLAVALGRREQVAAGYRDGALALQALAATRPAGASSPPRATLIEWLRRLLGRAKG; via the coding sequence ATGGGTGAAGCCGCTCGAACTCCTGAGGGTGGGTCACTCCCGGGCCAGGTAGCGCCGGAGGACTGGGAACTCCTGCCGCAGGATGCGGCAGAGCACTACAACGAGGGTTTGCGTCTCATAAAGGCCGGCCGGCGTCCCGAGGCCGAGGATGAACTTCGGCGGGCGATCGCCATACGCTCCGACCATGCCCCTGCCCTGAACAACCTGGGCCTGCTCCTGCTGGCGCGCGGCGCCGTGCCCGAGGCGATCGACACGTTCGGCGAGGCCATCCGGGCCCGGCCCCAGTACGCCCGCCCCTACAACAACCTGGGCGTCGCTTACCTGCGACTGAACAAGCTGGACTGGGCGATCGCGCAGTTCCGCCGCGCGCTGCTGGTCGATCCGGACTACGCGGCCGCCCGCAAGAACCTCGCCGTCGCCCTCGGCCGGCGCGAGCAGGTGGCGGCCGGCTACCGCGACGGTGCGCTGGCGCTGCAGGCCCTCGCCGCTACCCGGCCGGCCGGGGCGTCTTCCCCGCCCCGCGCCACCCTGATCGAGTGGCTCAGACGTTTGCTCGGCAGAGCCAAGGGGTAG
- the sdaAA gene encoding L-serine ammonia-lyase, iron-sulfur-dependent, subunit alpha translates to MSERDYRFESIADLVDLAEAEGIGIGEVALRYEVNYSGRTREDILATMRTRWDYMKQSMQKGMEAPEETMGAMSLGAGQRLGAHKPVLLDDTSVGQMARALAVNECSAAMRRIVAAPTAGSSGILPSALWGGQQRLALGEDAVINGLFVAGAIGMVVANNATISGAKGGCMAEVGVSACMAAGALVEMAGGAPGQVAHAMAIALKNTLGLVCDPIGGYVEVPCIKRNALFTMHATVAAELALAGIESFVPADQVVAAMRDVGDSMPRKLKETSLGGLATTQVGLEVLARRKSVS, encoded by the coding sequence GTGTCCGAGCGCGATTACCGTTTCGAATCCATCGCCGACCTGGTCGATCTCGCAGAGGCCGAGGGCATCGGCATCGGCGAGGTCGCGCTACGCTACGAGGTCAATTACTCCGGCCGCACGCGCGAGGACATCCTGGCCACGATGCGCACCCGCTGGGACTACATGAAGCAGAGCATGCAGAAGGGCATGGAGGCGCCGGAGGAGACCATGGGCGCGATGTCGCTGGGCGCCGGCCAGCGGCTCGGCGCCCACAAGCCGGTGCTGCTGGACGACACGAGCGTCGGCCAGATGGCCCGCGCACTCGCGGTCAACGAGTGCTCGGCCGCGATGCGCCGCATCGTGGCCGCTCCCACCGCCGGATCGAGCGGCATCCTGCCCAGCGCGCTGTGGGGCGGCCAGCAACGCCTCGCCCTGGGCGAAGACGCCGTGATCAACGGCCTGTTCGTCGCCGGGGCCATCGGGATGGTGGTTGCCAACAACGCGACCATCTCGGGCGCGAAGGGCGGCTGCATGGCCGAAGTGGGCGTGTCGGCCTGCATGGCCGCGGGAGCCCTCGTCGAGATGGCGGGCGGCGCGCCCGGGCAAGTCGCCCACGCCATGGCGATCGCGTTGAAGAACACGCTCGGTCTGGTATGCGACCCGATCGGCGGGTACGTCGAGGTGCCCTGTATCAAGCGCAATGCCCTCTTCACGATGCACGCCACCGTCGCGGCCGAACTGGCCCTGGCCGGCATCGAGAGCTTCGTGCCGGCCGACCAGGTCGTCGCGGCCATGCGGGACGTCGGGGATTCGATGCCCCGCAAGCTCAAGGAGACGTCCCTGGGAGGGCTGGCCACGACGCAGGTCGGCCTGGAGGTCCTGGCGCGGAGGAAATCCGTTTCTTAA
- the sdaAB gene encoding L-serine ammonia-lyase, iron-sulfur-dependent subunit beta, translating into MGSYESIFSIIGPVMVGPSSSHTAGAVRIGQLARSILGETPSVAEIFLHGSFAETGPGHGTDKAIVAGLLGLETWDDRVKDAFDLAHEAGFKFGIKAANLGPRMHPCSTRLVVTSRAGLRFDIVGSSLGGGSVVLTEINGFEVKLSGEYHTLVTVHADRPGIIREVSTVLGDHQVNIAFMKVARKHKGDEAFMTVETDEPIAEACVAAIRAIDGMHSVRFLRIDMGGSHPGQARGEVEG; encoded by the coding sequence ATGGGCAGCTACGAAAGCATCTTCTCGATCATCGGCCCGGTGATGGTGGGACCTTCCAGCTCCCATACCGCCGGCGCCGTGCGCATCGGCCAGCTTGCACGGAGCATCCTGGGCGAGACCCCGAGCGTCGCCGAGATCTTTCTACACGGCTCGTTCGCGGAGACCGGTCCGGGGCATGGCACCGACAAGGCCATCGTGGCGGGCCTTCTCGGGCTCGAGACCTGGGACGATCGCGTCAAGGACGCGTTCGACCTCGCCCACGAAGCCGGCTTCAAATTCGGCATCAAGGCCGCCAACCTCGGGCCGCGCATGCACCCCTGCTCCACGCGGCTCGTCGTCACCAGCCGCGCGGGTCTCCGGTTCGACATCGTGGGGAGCTCCCTGGGCGGCGGGTCGGTCGTCCTGACCGAGATCAACGGCTTCGAGGTCAAGCTCTCGGGCGAGTACCACACCCTTGTGACGGTGCATGCCGATCGGCCAGGCATCATCAGGGAAGTCTCGACCGTCCTGGGAGACCATCAGGTCAACATCGCCTTCATGAAGGTGGCCCGCAAGCACAAGGGCGACGAGGCGTTCATGACCGTCGAGACCGACGAACCCATCGCCGAAGCCTGCGTCGCGGCCATCCGGGCCATCGACGGCATGCACTCCGTGCGCTTCCTGCGCATCGACATGGGCGGGTCGCACCCGGGCCAGGCCCGGGGAGAAGTTGAGGGCTGA
- a CDS encoding metallophosphoesterase yields MAKLSRTGFLGGLALAATLATGCQFTAIPRLNAADQAMAGQVKDAMAQLAKVPATADRFDFVLVGDSRGGLDVLKREMAEIDRLNPAFVIYSGDLVGEGTEQEYKDGLAVLRTIKAPVFPAVGNHERRNDGIKWYYQYFGKDLDYSFDYGNWRFVSVDNSTGAVTDEQLAWMQAKLAGPQRKIVFAHMPPPLGIWFVHPFRGKYKDFMKTVEAAKVDACLFGHIHIFDKAEKRGIRYVVSGGGGAPLYRLPIFNSREGGAFYHYVVGHAAPTGVTFEVKRLGQVAPQFDTETVLDTEDPGEAVSDF; encoded by the coding sequence ATGGCGAAGCTCTCCCGAACCGGGTTCCTGGGCGGTCTGGCGCTGGCGGCGACCCTCGCGACGGGTTGCCAGTTCACGGCGATTCCCCGCCTCAACGCGGCCGACCAGGCCATGGCCGGCCAGGTCAAGGACGCCATGGCGCAGCTCGCGAAGGTCCCGGCCACCGCGGATCGGTTCGACTTCGTGCTCGTGGGCGACTCGCGGGGCGGCCTGGACGTCCTGAAGCGCGAGATGGCGGAGATTGACCGCCTCAACCCGGCATTCGTCATCTACTCGGGCGACCTGGTCGGCGAAGGCACCGAGCAGGAGTACAAGGACGGGCTGGCGGTGCTCCGCACGATCAAGGCTCCGGTCTTCCCGGCCGTCGGCAACCACGAGCGCCGCAACGACGGCATCAAGTGGTACTACCAGTACTTCGGGAAGGATCTCGACTACTCCTTCGACTACGGCAACTGGCGGTTCGTGAGCGTCGACAACTCGACCGGCGCGGTCACCGACGAGCAACTGGCGTGGATGCAGGCGAAGCTCGCCGGGCCCCAGCGCAAGATCGTCTTCGCCCACATGCCGCCGCCGCTGGGGATCTGGTTCGTGCACCCGTTCCGCGGCAAGTACAAGGACTTCATGAAGACCGTCGAGGCCGCGAAAGTGGACGCCTGCCTCTTCGGGCACATCCACATCTTCGACAAGGCCGAGAAGCGCGGCATCCGCTACGTCGTCTCGGGCGGCGGCGGAGCGCCGCTGTACCGCCTGCCGATCTTCAACTCGCGGGAAGGCGGCGCGTTCTACCACTACGTCGTCGGGCACGCGGCGCCGACCGGGGTGACCTTCGAGGTCAAGCGCCTCGGGCAGGTCGCGCCGCAGTTCGACACCGAGACCGTGCTGGACACCGAAGATCCGGGCGAGGCGGTCAGCGACTTCTAA
- a CDS encoding carboxypeptidase regulatory-like domain-containing protein, which produces MRSSLRKVGLMAALAGMLLAGCGQSPVASFGSTASASKSGSVVGARDAEVGAETNMMNLNATGDLEDLTDEDILALDPTAEIGAADADQDLADEAKKKTPETVKVKTVTKCGFIRSNTDGKFFLQVSKGFLWWKRESSIPLSGADEDATLKLAKHLNKKVLVRGPLQGETIITKRVMGLLDFGAVWDLLSKGSLKGTAYDARTKVGLAHAEITVKSFATGRMWRTKTDTSGNYNVGRLDAGEYEVSAKSADYALGAKDKISVKKRSAAKVHLACQPEGSFGPATGTTK; this is translated from the coding sequence ATGCGCTCGTCACTTAGAAAGGTAGGCCTGATGGCCGCCCTGGCCGGCATGCTGCTGGCGGGCTGCGGACAGAGCCCCGTTGCGAGTTTCGGATCCACGGCGTCGGCCAGCAAGAGCGGCAGCGTCGTGGGGGCTCGGGACGCCGAGGTCGGCGCCGAGACCAACATGATGAACCTCAACGCCACCGGCGACCTCGAGGATCTGACCGACGAGGACATCCTCGCTCTGGACCCGACGGCGGAAATCGGCGCGGCGGACGCCGACCAGGATCTCGCGGACGAAGCCAAGAAGAAGACGCCCGAGACGGTCAAGGTCAAGACGGTCACCAAGTGCGGCTTCATCCGCAGCAACACCGACGGAAAGTTCTTCCTGCAAGTTTCCAAGGGCTTCCTCTGGTGGAAGCGTGAGTCGTCGATCCCGCTCTCGGGAGCCGACGAAGACGCGACCCTGAAGCTCGCCAAGCATCTCAACAAGAAGGTCCTGGTGCGCGGCCCCCTGCAGGGCGAGACCATCATCACCAAGCGCGTGATGGGCCTGCTGGATTTCGGCGCCGTCTGGGACTTGCTCTCGAAGGGCAGCCTGAAGGGCACCGCGTATGACGCCCGGACCAAGGTCGGACTGGCGCATGCCGAAATCACGGTGAAGTCGTTCGCGACCGGCCGGATGTGGCGCACCAAGACCGACACCAGCGGCAACTACAACGTCGGCCGCCTGGATGCGGGCGAGTACGAAGTCTCGGCCAAGAGCGCCGACTACGCCCTGGGCGCCAAGGACAAGATCTCGGTGAAGAAGCGGAGTGCCGCGAAGGTCCACCTGGCCTGCCAGCCGGAAGGCTCCTTCGGACCCGCGACAGGCACCACGAAGTAA
- the rpsT gene encoding 30S ribosomal protein S20 has product MKSAIKRAEIAERNRQRNVATKSEIKTRVKRASEAVTAGEDAPKTVELVKTAISKLDRAARKGVIHKNAAARRKSRLVKAAASKGVAL; this is encoded by the coding sequence ATCAAGTCGGCTATCAAGCGTGCCGAGATCGCCGAGCGCAATCGCCAGCGCAATGTCGCGACGAAGTCGGAGATCAAGACGCGGGTCAAACGCGCCAGCGAGGCGGTAACCGCCGGCGAGGACGCGCCCAAGACGGTGGAATTGGTCAAGACCGCGATAAGCAAGCTGGATCGCGCCGCCCGCAAGGGCGTCATCCACAAGAATGCGGCCGCTCGCCGCAAGAGCCGCCTAGTCAAGGCGGCCGCCAGCAAGGGCGTCGCGCTCTAG
- a CDS encoding tetratricopeptide repeat protein — MDTNQEAYQQGLARFQQGDLEGALAAFVQVKKTNKKEQALAMSYIGRIQTLRGEYDEAEKTLRRSLSMQAQIDPQSLYFLGEAYFYQRKWSEAEKYLRETIVREPKYTDAYIRLGMVLREQKRLDEAVRAFELAIVNDQKAVVARYQLAQICVDREDYKRALSQLHFVKDLAANYAPAFVLQGDIYQRLGDHRQAIVEYCKVVDMAKGDAGLYWRLGRSFMAIKDRMQAVRAFEQAIRLDKAMWPAYFYAAQLRDEFQHYEKAMVHYRALLAVEEYRAIAKEAIDRLLKHISNFDLTAEPEQIEESVKFEPPPVTTKVTATHTLEAVQRQLTSQIGGNRTAPLKAPSAIDKDHKWIDEDEEAEDAPVTYAGAAAAKYAGVDVVDHVYAALRSGSFGEVVNVLKNSSVDEITGSIRSHLDPLLKNVNVPKAIRRAINKARKKE; from the coding sequence ATGGACACAAACCAAGAGGCCTATCAACAGGGCCTAGCCAGGTTCCAGCAGGGAGACCTGGAAGGTGCCCTCGCCGCTTTCGTGCAGGTCAAGAAGACCAACAAGAAAGAGCAGGCCCTGGCCATGTCTTACATCGGCCGCATCCAGACGCTCAGGGGCGAGTACGACGAGGCCGAGAAGACGCTACGGCGCTCGCTGTCGATGCAGGCGCAGATCGATCCGCAGAGCCTGTACTTCCTGGGCGAGGCCTACTTCTACCAGCGCAAGTGGAGCGAGGCCGAGAAGTACCTCCGCGAGACGATCGTCCGCGAACCCAAGTACACCGACGCCTACATCCGCCTGGGCATGGTGCTCCGCGAACAGAAACGCCTCGACGAGGCGGTCCGCGCGTTCGAACTCGCCATCGTCAACGACCAGAAGGCCGTCGTGGCCCGATACCAGCTTGCGCAGATCTGCGTGGACCGCGAGGACTACAAGCGTGCGTTGTCGCAGTTGCACTTCGTGAAGGATCTGGCCGCCAACTACGCCCCCGCGTTCGTGCTCCAGGGCGACATCTATCAGCGCCTGGGCGACCACCGGCAGGCCATCGTGGAGTATTGCAAGGTCGTCGACATGGCGAAGGGTGACGCGGGCCTCTACTGGCGCCTCGGCCGCTCGTTCATGGCCATCAAGGACCGCATGCAGGCCGTCAGGGCATTCGAGCAGGCCATCCGCCTGGACAAGGCGATGTGGCCGGCCTACTTCTACGCGGCGCAACTGCGCGACGAGTTCCAGCACTACGAGAAGGCGATGGTGCACTACCGGGCGCTCCTGGCGGTCGAAGAGTACCGAGCGATCGCCAAGGAGGCCATCGATCGCCTCCTCAAGCACATCTCCAACTTCGATCTGACGGCCGAGCCCGAGCAGATCGAGGAGAGCGTCAAGTTCGAGCCGCCACCGGTGACGACCAAGGTGACGGCCACGCATACCCTCGAGGCCGTCCAGCGCCAGTTGACGAGCCAGATCGGCGGCAACCGGACCGCGCCGCTCAAGGCGCCGTCGGCCATCGACAAGGATCACAAGTGGATCGACGAGGATGAGGAGGCCGAAGACGCACCGGTCACCTACGCCGGCGCCGCGGCCGCGAAGTACGCCGGGGTCGACGTCGTCGACCACGTCTACGCGGCGCTCCGTTCTGGATCCTTCGGCGAAGTGGTCAACGTCCTGAAGAACAGCTCCGTGGACGAGATCACCGGTTCCATCCGGTCTCACCTCGATCCGCTGCTCAAGAACGTCAACGTGCCCAAGGCCATCCGGCGCGCCATCAACAAGGCCAGGAAGAAGGAGTAG
- a CDS encoding cation transporter, whose amino-acid sequence MHDHRHDHGSPIPALAGVLVLTLAYMVAEVVGGVVSGSLALLADAGHMLTDVGALALALLAAWFAARPPTPQKSFGYYRVEILAALINGASLVAIAAWILFEAVARLRDPLVVDTPIMAMVAAGGLVVNLVAMRVLGVAAHASLNVRGALAHVVGDALGSAGTLLAGGVIWLTGWYQADAAVSMLIALLVLRSAWLLMTQSVDILMLGCPVHLDPAEVLGAIEGAVGVASAHDLHIWTVTSRMFALSCHIVVDAGTDPHVVLGALRRHLARDYGIEHVTIQVEAESLEREEHCVQAFHRAS is encoded by the coding sequence GTGCACGATCACCGACACGATCACGGGTCGCCCATCCCGGCCCTGGCCGGGGTTCTGGTGCTCACCCTGGCCTACATGGTGGCGGAAGTCGTCGGAGGCGTCGTCTCCGGGAGTCTGGCGTTGCTGGCCGATGCCGGGCACATGCTCACCGACGTGGGCGCCCTCGCCCTGGCGTTGCTGGCCGCATGGTTCGCTGCCCGGCCGCCGACGCCCCAGAAATCATTCGGCTACTACCGGGTGGAGATCCTGGCGGCCCTCATCAATGGCGCCAGCCTCGTCGCGATCGCCGCCTGGATCCTGTTCGAGGCGGTTGCGCGCCTTCGCGATCCTCTGGTCGTCGACACGCCCATCATGGCGATGGTGGCGGCCGGCGGACTTGTTGTGAACCTGGTCGCCATGCGGGTCCTGGGCGTCGCGGCGCACGCCAGCCTCAACGTGCGAGGCGCGCTCGCGCACGTCGTCGGCGACGCCCTGGGTTCGGCCGGCACCTTGCTTGCCGGCGGGGTCATCTGGCTCACCGGCTGGTATCAGGCCGACGCGGCCGTGTCCATGCTGATCGCGCTCCTAGTCCTGCGGAGCGCCTGGCTGCTCATGACCCAGTCGGTGGACATCCTCATGCTAGGGTGCCCGGTGCACCTGGATCCGGCGGAAGTCCTGGGAGCCATCGAGGGAGCGGTCGGAGTGGCGTCGGCGCACGACCTGCACATCTGGACCGTCACCAGTCGGATGTTCGCCCTGTCATGCCACATCGTGGTGGACGCGGGCACTGACCCGCACGTGGTGCTGGGGGCCCTCCGGCGGCACCTCGCTCGGGATTACGGGATAGAGCACGTGACCATCCAGGTGGAGGCCGAAAGCCTGGAGCGCGAGGAGCACTGCGTCCAGGCCTTCCACAGGGCCAGCTAG